From Micropterus dolomieu isolate WLL.071019.BEF.003 ecotype Adirondacks linkage group LG06, ASM2129224v1, whole genome shotgun sequence:
GTGTAGGTATGTAGGTGTACTAACATCCTGTTACGTGTCAAAATCTCTTTGTGCTTTAGCAATTATGCATTTCATCCAAATCCTCACACTATTCTCTTTACCCATTTTTTGTGGTCAGGCAGAGGAAGCCCAGGACCAGTACCAGAGCTGTATGGCTGATGCGGGCGTCAGGAGGATGGATCTGGCCAACGTCAAGGGCACCATCCTCACACAAATCCGAGAGATGGTCTTCCAGTGTGACCTCACACTCAAAGCTGTGAGTGGACAGTACATACTATTTGCAGTCAGCTGACAAAGCAATGAACTGAGAGAGCGACTGGATTTTCCAAttagatttagtttttttatataagTACAACACATGTCGCTCAAATTCAGTACATATTGTTGAGATGGGAGTGGTTAATCATATTGTGTCCACAGATTTGAGTATTGAAAACAAATTGTAGAAATCTGCCAAGTACAGAAAGTTGGCACCAAAAGCTTGGtcaatgttgtttattttctttaatcgTAATTCTGTCTATATTGAATGGGAAGAATAGAAACTACAGTACGTGTAAGAACGTTTGTCTGCCTGCATTTTCGTTTATATCATTCAACTTTTTAAATAACCTGCCATTCTTTAGGTGACAGTGAACTGGTTTCAGATGCAGCAGGCCCAGACTGTGTCACTTCCTGCCCACTATCAGGCCCTGTGTGAGAGTGCCAAGTTGTACGAACCAGGAGAATGCTACGCTGAGTTTGTCCGGAACCTGCCCAAACATCTGCCTAAAGAACGTGTGCACTTAGACTCCGTCTCCTCTGACAATACCAGGTACCAAGGACTGTGGATGCACACTAAGATTCTGGAAAGTCCTCAGCTTTGTACTAGTATTTTCAGTGAGTAGCTTGTGAAATCTGCGAGCTACACTCCTTTATTATGGTTGATTTAAACACAGTCATCAGAGGGTAGATTGTTGCACATGCAGCTGTAACAAGACACAGTCCATGTTAAAAGAGCCCAGCTGAGGTTATAGTTTCAGGTTCAAGTCGCTCCCACCCATTTAGAAGTTGTTCATGGCCTAGTTCTTCTTTCAGCAAAGGTAAcagtgagtcagagtcagaggaagcgagagagagaatcaAGGAGAGACAGAATGCGTGCTGAATTTGTTGCCCTtcctcaggaaatatctgtggcGCAGGCAGAATGCAGCAGAGGAGATTGTGAGCGTGAGAGTTTGGCTCTGCTGTAGAGCTGTCCCTGAGACACTCTCTCACTTAGGTTTTCAAAGCAGTGTCAGAATCAGCTTCCTACAAATACCCTATATCAATATCATTATCACTAAGAAAATAAGCAATGCTGCATAACTTCACTTTCTTAGTACTGACTTAATGGTAAGATTaaggatgttgttgttgctctgtTAGGTGCAGTAAAGCGTAAATCACATGCGTTGACACTGATTAAAAAATGCCTCTGTGGCTTAGAATATAATTTTGGTGCTTGAGATAGGGTCCAACTTCCATTCTGGTGAAGACAGACATGTTTAATGTGAAGTATATTGTAATGTTCTGCTTGCTGAGCTAATTTCAGTTTCTGTTCCTAATAGTCACTTTCAGTCTGAGTCATACCTATAGTGCTTGTATATCTGAAAATTCTTTGAAGTAACACATTACAAATCACGCTGAAAGATGACTTCATGACTTTTATTAATGATCTGTTAGCAACTATCTGATTATGGGTGAGTTGAGTGCATGCTTAAACATATGGCCTAATACAAGGCACATCTGTTCTCATGAAATAAAGTGGCTGGTTAAATACAGCGGAGATCCtacatgtgtgtttggtgaAGAGGAAAGACAATGCACTAAAGTACTCTCAGTAATACAGTTGATACAAATTTGGCTTTGAAATGTGTAATGCTTGTTTATTCACTCTGCCGTGAGTAGgaaaaaatgctttgagtcttggTGGTGGGTGTTAGCGAAACCGATTACATGGTTGAAAATGAAAGCTAAAAGTCTTCTTGCCAGGGGAAGTTATGGTTGAGTCACTGGTGTTGATCAACAACCGTTTGAAATCCCCACAGATACACACtgtgtaatataataatactgCTCTTTGGGACACTTGAATCTTTTCTACTGGTAAATTCATCAGACGTAACCTCAATTGCTGACTTTATTTCCCCAGATTTGTGTTCAACAAAAGGTCAGTGGGCAGCACTCATTCCTCCCACGGCAACTTGTCGCAGGCATCCAACACCTCCTGTGATGTGCTGAGCGGAGACGAAGTGGACAGTCCCCTACACCGGCCTGCAAAGATCAGCGAGCGGAGGtccaacagcagcacagacataCAAGGTGCTCACTCAATTATGAAGTGTACTGATGTAAACTCAAGGGATGATCACAAGACAAACAAGGATGGCCTTTTTATAAGTACTATGAACACCAGCAGTCTTTAAAGAAGATCCCATTTGATACCTACATTCGCAAAATGAGTAATATGAGTGATTGGACAGCTGAAGCTGGCAGGCTTTCTGTGGGTGAGCCTGAAAAGGGTTTTCTGTATCTACAGTACAAGAGGCTTTCACAGACTTGCTGTGTGTTCATGGAAATTTTTTCTGAAccaaaataaaacccattttGAGTTGTGTGTTGCTTACTCATCATGAGTCTGGAAAATGAGTGTGACCACTTAAAAATAACTGACACTGACACTAAGAATATCACTAAACTGTGTAAGTCACTAGTGGTCTGTATGTTTTCTTGCAGCACTGAAAAACCAGGCCCCGCTGAGAGCCTGGGCCTCCAGCAGTCAGGGGAGCCAGGGCGGGATGTGCAGTGACTCGGAGAGTGCGGGAGGCAGCAGCGAGTCGAGGTCCATGGACTCCCCCACTGCCAGTCCAGGTAAGAGGATTTTATATTAAACCAGTTTAATACGTACAACATGTCTTGGTACACATGGAAATCAGGAAAGAATACATGGGACAAGGAAGGGAAACATTTATGTAGATGAGATCAAGAAATGATATTGGAAAAACAACCCAAAAACTGTCTATTTTTAATGAGATAAAGATAGTGAGAAGGTAAAAACAGAAACGAGAAAATAGCTTCACAaccaagaaaaaaatgtattttgatttattatgtttttagttTAACTTCCTCTTTGGATACCAGACCCACACATTGCTCATCTCTCAGCACTTCCCTCTAAATCTGAAACTACTTGCCACACTGTGGAAAGCTATGAAACATTCAACACTAAATGTACACATGTAGAGCACCATAGCTTATGTGTTCTCTGTATTGTACTTGGATATTGCCAGTTTATGGTAAAACGGTACATTTACAATTTgtcactgaacatttttatgtatatattcaTGCCTTTTATTATGCAGGGGACTTCAAACGACGGCTGCCAAGGACTCCCTCCACTGGGACCATGTCTTCTGCTGATGACCTGGATGAGAGAGAGCCACCGTCACCCTCAGACAATGGTAAGGCGtacgtgtgtgtgaatgttttatctttataactgtattttatgtttccCCTTCTCCTAAGGCAGATTCATGTGTTTACCAATTTCGGTCTTGTGTCTGCCGTAACACAGGCAACCCATGTGTCCATTTATGTGAACAGGAAGTTAAAGAAGGGAAGGAGAAATAGTCACATCATATGTGCTTTTGTATGGGCCTTAGTGTGTTATGAATTTTGCTTACTTCAAGTGTTTTAACACTGGACTTGCCCATCCcaattcagtttgttttatccTTAGTTTAATTTCTCTTGTGACTATTTTCACACTTTAGAATCACAGACACAGAGTTTTCCTGAATCAGGCTCTGAATAAATGTAGTGACGTGACCTCAACAAAGACTTGCCCACACAGAGGTTCGGTTTTTGCTTGCCTTGAACTAATATTAGTCGCCCCGGTTATAAGAACTCAGCATGAGTGGCTTCTCTGATTTACAGGTCTGGCAGAGATGGTGACAGAGACCGCCAGTTCTCCTGGTCCTTTCCGAAATGCTCAGATGTCCAAAGCTGCTCAAACCCACAAGCTGAGAAAACTACGAGCCCCATCTAAGTGCAGAGAGTGTGATAGCCTGGTGGTTTTCCACGGAGCTGAGTGTGAGGAGGTACGGTGTAAATATTCTTTCATTAGCTGTAGAAATGAAAAtggtgttgtgtgttttatatacagCATAGATTAGCATGGCATGAAACCTTTTCAGTCACAGTGAGTAGTTTTATCATGATGCTTTAGAAATGGCATAGACTCTTATGTGTTGCCATTTGGCTGCTGACTCATATTTCAAGATGAAAAATGCTGTGCTAAGatctgaaatagaaaaaaaaaaatcagttctaaatcagttgttttatttatttttgtctgacTATTAATAATCAGCCATTtcacatttctttatttaactGTCTCCTTTCCTTTGCTAGTGCTCCCTGGCCTGCCATAAAAAGTGCCTGGAGACACTTGCCATCCAGTGTGGCCATAAAAAGCTGCAAGGCAGACTACAACTGTTTGGTATTGACTTTGCCCAAGCAGCAAAGAACAGTCTGGATGGTATCCCTTTCATCATCAAGAAGTGCACGTCTGAGATTGAGAGTCGAGCCCTCAACATCAAggtaaacatttttacacacagtGGAGTTGCATATGTAGTTTACCACTTGATATTTTGGATTGAGGTGCTTTTTCAAGCAATTGTATTGTCTTACTTTAAATATCATACTTTGGGTTATGTCGGGGATACGCCACGGTTATCCATTATAGTAAAAATATACCTGTTTTGTCCTCGTAGGGGATTTATCGCGTGAATGGTGCCAAATCACGTGTCGAGAAGCTCTGTCAGGCATTTGAAAATGGGAAGGACTTGGTTGAGCTGTCTGACCTCTCACCTCACGACATCAGCAATGTCCTCAAACTATACCTGAGACAGGTGGGTCTGCAATTCCTATGTTAACTTATACCTAAGTATGAATTCATATAGTGGTATGTTGTGTTGCACAAGTAAAAATTATAATGAAATGCATAATTTTAGCAAAACAGTTTGTCAGAAATGCTTTTGCTGTTAATCCTTAATGCTTAAACTTGGGCCCTATGCATTTGTACTACTCAGTATGCATGCACTGGTTTCTTAACACTGCTAAGAGCACCTCTCTGTGTACAGTTACCCGAGCCATTGATCCAGTATCGATATTACAACGAATTTATCGGCTTGGCCAAAGAGTGCCAGAGAGTGATTGTGGAGGAGGCTGATAAACCTCAGGGCACCcagaaaggagagaaaggcGGGCCGAGCATCCAGCTCAACAGAGTTATTTTCAAGATCAGAGACCTTCTCCGCCAGCTGCCTACAGCCAACTACAGGACTGTGCGCTACCTTATAGCACACCTAAACAAGTAAGAGTTTGAAACGAACACCCAGAGCTAGTCCATTGTAAAGGTTTCTTTCTGTCGCTCTCTGCACGAATACACTGATACACAAACTTCCTCTTAAGACAAAGGGAAAAGGAGACTTCCGTTTAGCACAAAGGAAGTAGCACAAACTACATACAGGCTCATGCTCTATTAATAGGTTCAGCTTTTAGACACCAGCATCAATATTTTTCAAATTAATACAAtaacctttttaaatatttaaattttacgAGTTTAAaagtatttgctgtttttaagtGCATTTGCATGAGTAATTTCAGCGACTTTTAGATCATTACATGACAGAAAAATGCTTTGGATTGTTAGCAGCTTCTTGAGGAATGTTGCAATTTTTTTAGACTGTTGCCACTTCCTTACAACCTAGGATAAATACTTGAACTTTTATAAATTACACTCATCGTCACTCTTCACTACCACAGAGTGACCGAGCAGGCAGAGGAGAACAAGATGACTGCGAGCAACCTGGGCATTATCTTCGGCCCCACGCTGGTCAAGCCGCGACAGACAGACGCTGAGGTGTCCCTGTCCTCCCTGGTAGACTACCCCTACCAAGCCCTGATGGTGGAGCTGCTGGTGCGACACTTCCAAACGGTCTTTGATGTATCACTTCTGTCTGGCTCCGACATCACTACAGCAGGCCAGGCATCCCCCAAACTCACCCCCCAAGAGAAGGTGCAGCGGCTCGGCAGACACTCCGCCTCCCTGATGGACATCAAAGAGGTGAGGACGGATTTACGGGTGTGACTGGGCTGCACTGGGCTTGCTGTGAGGGGAACTATCTTGGAACAATGGACAAACACTGTTACTGTTGTAACAACAGGATGTGTTCCTGTTCTCACTACTCTAGCTTGCCCTTTTTGCATTATGGTGGATGCAGTTTGGTTTGATTACAAATACATTCATAAAAGGGCTTGCGGCTACATTAGATGTTACAACATAACACTACCAAATCTCCAACCAAACTGTCGGCAGTATAGtagcattgtgggtaatgtaggtgccaggttttgacaaggaagaatacgcagaataaaaaagataatatctctggttctgctgcaacAAGTTTGATTAGGATTCCGGCGATGTTATAGGAGGGCTATGCAAAATTGATGGAGTActcttaaattaattattttatttaataatatacaATTACATTATTGGCAAAGCAAAGTTAATTTAACTTGTTATGTGGTGCACAGATTGTAACCTGATTGTTCATTATGTCCCTCCAGAGTGCAAAAGTGTACAAAAGATACTCATCAGTAATCCCATCCTCTCACATCGTGAATGAGGTTCAGGAGGTCCAGCCAGGGACAGACGTCTCAGCCCTGGACAGACTCAATGGGATCCAGACTTCCACTGGAGGAGAAGTCCAGAGGTCAACCTTAGTGTTTGGCCGTCCCAGCACCACCAACTCCTCCTCTACCACTGTGGCACCAAAGGTCCAGCTACGCACTCAGCGCACCAGACTTGTGTCTCGGCCAATCAGCATGCCACTGGAACGCCTGCTCACCCCCACCCAGATCAGCGAGAGGAACAACCGTAATTCTGCTGCTAACGATAACACAAACTCTGCTGTGCGGGGCCCCGTCTCTGAAACTATACAGGAGATACCAGAGCCAGAAAAGGCTCCCCAAAGTGGCTCATCCAGGGTTAGCACCTACTACATCACTCCTTTCATTGACACACAGACGATGCAGAGGAGAACGTGGGACAGGAAGTACAAGCACTATGATGTTACACCAAGGACTGCTATGATTGTGGCCAACCTGCCACCTGCCAGCTCTGGAGTACAGCCTGTTAAGGCAACGATGCCTGTCACAGTTACCCCAGCAGTAACCACTACCTCTGTGGTCCCCACCACAAGTAGTGTGAGCACCATATTCTCTAACAACCCCTACCCAGTGTCAATGAAGCCTGTGTTGACTTCTAAAAGGGAAAATGATACAGATAACACAGCCAGTGAGCCTAGCAGCTCACCAAACTTTCCGCTAACGCTCAGGGCACCGAGAACTCTGCAGCCTCCTCCTGGAACTTTCTACAAGCCCCCTGTTTCCATTACCAGCAGAGCTAGGACACTTCCAAACTGGACTACTACTGttaccaccatcaccaccaccacgaccaccaCCTCATCGCCCACCCCCACCAGCCCTACTGAAGTGGTCACACTGTCCCCTGTCCTTACAAGCCCCCCGCAGACACGGCTCCAGACACAGGACTCCACTGACAGTGCCATTGACCCCGGGGTCTCGCCCCCTGCTACCCTTTCGCCCCCCCATTCCCCACCCCCAAGCAGCCCTGACGACCTCTGCCCCAGTGAGTCAAAACCCGTCTACCAAAGACTGCGACCTCGACGGCTGCAGGAGCTTGAACACAGAGAGGCCCATTTTGTCTGATGCCAAAAACCATATTATATCTGTAAATATTAATGTATCTGTGCCATAGTGTATACTGGGGAAAACGTTTTCTATCATACAAGCTGAGAGTGGGAGAAAATGTAGTCCTGTGAAAAGAAACCATGAAAGTGTTATAAGTACTAATATATTGCATGActacatgcatacatatacatgttcaagtaaaaatataaacagtggTTGGTCTCccaaacattcaaaacaagcAAATACTACAAGTGTGACGGCAACATTGAATGCGTAGTGTCAggtttttaaataacaaatacatgaattgtgtatttttatatcaAAGAAAGTTTGCCAACCACAAATTGACATGTCTGTAAAGAATTGTAAACCtatcattttcattgtttgaCTTGAACAGTTAAGTTTATTATGttacaaaattatattttattgttttctcaCAATGCACTTAATGCAGGTTCAAATTGTAATGTTGCCTTAGTTAAAAATGTatcaattttgtattttatcccACAGTGAACAGATGGAGGTGTTTTAacatgagttcaacattttaaatttttaaatgtgtccatTTAACCTTTGATTGGTACATCAACTCTCAGTATGTAAACCATATGTATCTGTTTACGttttttatattcattcatACATACTGCATGCCTGTCACAGTAATTTGTCTCATGGCATTATTGTGACTATACAGAAGAAAAATGACATGCAACAGTACTTGctgcaaattaaaaatgtagttGAAACTGTTACTTCTGTTCCACTTGAATTTATCATTCATCAGATCTCCGTTCAGTGCACCTCAGAGAACTAGAGTTAtatcttgaaaatgaaaaaggttttttttttttttttcaagcatATGTTTACTTTCTTATTAATGCTACAACAAATCCTTGTGTCCCTTTTCAAATTGTAACCTGTTGTGTATTTCAAACATGTGTTCAATCTGATTTTTAGCCTCAACTACAGATTATTTTGATTATCTATAGATTTCTTTTAGTTTACAGAATGACAGAAAAGAgtagaaaaaaaatcctagagcCCAAAGAGACATCTGaatatgacttttttttgtctgacccACCGTCCCAAACCCAAAGGTAATAAGTTTGCAATCATAGCAGAACATTCTCGTGTAAGAGAATCTTAACTATGTTCAGAGAATCTTAACTATGTTCAGAGTTTTTGCTTGGACaattattcaaataattttCTGCACATCAACTAATTCTTTCAGCTCTATCCCAAAGTCTGTTCAGTGCCTCAGAG
This genomic window contains:
- the LOC123972270 gene encoding rho GTPase-activating protein 29-like isoform X1; the encoded protein is MAAEVAAGMIRKSSSSSGGGTTHTQGLPRHLSKPHTGSLSVGSTKTWDLGHISKNPNPLSSMGLTSQMVEAPGADPEYVMQLVNDVRWFADVLLSLKEAFQCKENLEDLQEVVQERLAELLRVLKAVIGKHQTLNSADTLGAAGTVIAKVKGINFKEVNPENTKAIFSEIHTSIDTLAFTFGNVVSDFLMGDVDSGSGLGIPQTRRSRSFENLSVDPEGYVSEKSDFVGPEVPLTREEEVDLTLLKNDSGVESALLYAKAWSKYIKDLLAWMEKRLAMDIEYAKNYAKMAESAKTLASQQDYMPFSDVYVSTFKNSIEYRQLLIQTAMALQTNKFIQPLLARKNELDKLRKDIKEQWQREQKKMQEADATLRKARALKAQRREEYQKAHSSTNRSQEEQSNAANKQLEKKRRLEEEALQRAEEAQDQYQSCMADAGVRRMDLANVKGTILTQIREMVFQCDLTLKAVTVNWFQMQQAQTVSLPAHYQALCESAKLYEPGECYAEFVRNLPKHLPKERVHLDSVSSDNTRFVFNKRSVGSTHSSHGNLSQASNTSCDVLSGDEVDSPLHRPAKISERRSNSSTDIQALKNQAPLRAWASSSQGSQGGMCSDSESAGGSSESRSMDSPTASPGDFKRRLPRTPSTGTMSSADDLDEREPPSPSDNGLAEMVTETASSPGPFRNAQMSKAAQTHKLRKLRAPSKCRECDSLVVFHGAECEECSLACHKKCLETLAIQCGHKKLQGRLQLFGIDFAQAAKNSLDGIPFIIKKCTSEIESRALNIKGIYRVNGAKSRVEKLCQAFENGKDLVELSDLSPHDISNVLKLYLRQLPEPLIQYRYYNEFIGLAKECQRVIVEEADKPQGTQKGEKGGPSIQLNRVIFKIRDLLRQLPTANYRTVRYLIAHLNKVTEQAEENKMTASNLGIIFGPTLVKPRQTDAEVSLSSLVDYPYQALMVELLVRHFQTVFDVSLLSGSDITTAGQASPKLTPQEKVQRLGRHSASLMDIKESAKVYKRYSSVIPSSHIVNEVQEVQPGTDVSALDRLNGIQTSTGGEVQRSTLVFGRPSTTNSSSTTVAPKVQLRTQRTRLVSRPISMPLERLLTPTQISERNNRNSAANDNTNSAVRGPVSETIQEIPEPEKAPQSGSSRVSTYYITPFIDTQTMQRRTWDRKYKHYDVTPRTAMIVANLPPASSGVQPVKATMPVTVTPAVTTTSVVPTTSSVSTIFSNNPYPVSMKPVLTSKRENDTDNTASEPSSSPNFPLTLRAPRTLQPPPGTFYKPPVSITSRARTLPNWTTTVTTITTTTTTTSSPTPTSPTEVVTLSPVLTSPPQTRLQTQDSTDSAIDPGVSPPATLSPPHSPPPSSPDDLCPSESKPVYQRLRPRRLQELEHREAHFV
- the LOC123972270 gene encoding rho GTPase-activating protein 29-like isoform X2; the protein is MGDVDSGSGLGIPQTRRSRSFENLSVDPEGYVSEKSDFVGPEVPLTREEEVDLTLLKNDSGVESALLYAKAWSKYIKDLLAWMEKRLAMDIEYAKNYAKMAESAKTLASQQDYMPFSDVYVSTFKNSIEYRQLLIQTAMALQTNKFIQPLLARKNELDKLRKDIKEQWQREQKKMQEADATLRKARALKAQRREEYQKAHSSTNRSQEEQSNAANKQLEKKRRLEEEALQRAEEAQDQYQSCMADAGVRRMDLANVKGTILTQIREMVFQCDLTLKAVTVNWFQMQQAQTVSLPAHYQALCESAKLYEPGECYAEFVRNLPKHLPKERVHLDSVSSDNTRFVFNKRSVGSTHSSHGNLSQASNTSCDVLSGDEVDSPLHRPAKISERRSNSSTDIQALKNQAPLRAWASSSQGSQGGMCSDSESAGGSSESRSMDSPTASPGDFKRRLPRTPSTGTMSSADDLDEREPPSPSDNGLAEMVTETASSPGPFRNAQMSKAAQTHKLRKLRAPSKCRECDSLVVFHGAECEECSLACHKKCLETLAIQCGHKKLQGRLQLFGIDFAQAAKNSLDGIPFIIKKCTSEIESRALNIKGIYRVNGAKSRVEKLCQAFENGKDLVELSDLSPHDISNVLKLYLRQLPEPLIQYRYYNEFIGLAKECQRVIVEEADKPQGTQKGEKGGPSIQLNRVIFKIRDLLRQLPTANYRTVRYLIAHLNKVTEQAEENKMTASNLGIIFGPTLVKPRQTDAEVSLSSLVDYPYQALMVELLVRHFQTVFDVSLLSGSDITTAGQASPKLTPQEKVQRLGRHSASLMDIKESAKVYKRYSSVIPSSHIVNEVQEVQPGTDVSALDRLNGIQTSTGGEVQRSTLVFGRPSTTNSSSTTVAPKVQLRTQRTRLVSRPISMPLERLLTPTQISERNNRNSAANDNTNSAVRGPVSETIQEIPEPEKAPQSGSSRVSTYYITPFIDTQTMQRRTWDRKYKHYDVTPRTAMIVANLPPASSGVQPVKATMPVTVTPAVTTTSVVPTTSSVSTIFSNNPYPVSMKPVLTSKRENDTDNTASEPSSSPNFPLTLRAPRTLQPPPGTFYKPPVSITSRARTLPNWTTTVTTITTTTTTTSSPTPTSPTEVVTLSPVLTSPPQTRLQTQDSTDSAIDPGVSPPATLSPPHSPPPSSPDDLCPSESKPVYQRLRPRRLQELEHREAHFV